The following proteins come from a genomic window of Mycolicibacterium rufum:
- the iolC gene encoding 5-dehydro-2-deoxygluconokinase: MTQQPYDVLAIGRSGVDVYPLQVGVGLEDVATFGKFLGGSAANVAVAAARLGNHAALISGAGDDPFGRFVRAELARLGVDNRFVATHGEFPTPVTFCEIFPPDDFPLYFYRKPSAPDLQIRPDEIDTDAVRSARLFWATVTGLSEEPSRAAHFAAWEARERRPLTVLDLDYRPMFWDSPAAATEQVRRALSHVTVAVGNREECEIAVGETNPHKAADALLDLGVEIAIVKQGPRGVLGKSRRSSVTVPPNEVDVVNGLGAGDAFGGSLCHGLLHGWSLEKTLRYANAAGAIVAGRLECSTAMPTATEVAELAERTAEDAVNV, from the coding sequence ATGACCCAACAGCCCTACGACGTCCTCGCCATCGGGCGCAGCGGCGTCGACGTGTACCCACTACAGGTCGGCGTCGGCCTCGAAGACGTCGCGACGTTCGGCAAGTTCCTCGGGGGCAGCGCCGCCAACGTCGCGGTCGCCGCCGCTCGGCTCGGCAACCACGCCGCCCTGATTTCCGGCGCCGGCGACGACCCCTTCGGCCGCTTCGTGCGCGCCGAACTGGCGCGTCTGGGCGTCGACAACCGGTTCGTCGCCACCCACGGTGAGTTCCCGACGCCGGTCACGTTCTGCGAGATCTTCCCCCCGGACGACTTCCCGCTGTACTTCTACCGCAAGCCCAGTGCACCCGATCTGCAGATCCGCCCCGACGAGATCGACACCGACGCGGTGCGCTCGGCGCGCCTGTTCTGGGCCACGGTCACCGGACTGTCCGAGGAGCCCAGTCGCGCTGCGCATTTCGCGGCATGGGAGGCGCGGGAGCGCCGGCCGCTGACCGTGCTGGATCTCGACTACCGGCCGATGTTCTGGGACTCCCCCGCTGCCGCCACCGAGCAGGTGCGCAGGGCGCTGTCGCACGTGACCGTCGCCGTCGGCAACCGGGAGGAGTGCGAGATCGCCGTCGGCGAGACGAACCCGCACAAGGCCGCCGATGCGCTGCTCGACCTCGGCGTCGAGATCGCCATCGTCAAGCAGGGCCCGCGTGGCGTGCTCGGCAAGAGCCGCCGGTCATCGGTGACCGTGCCCCCCAACGAGGTCGACGTCGTCAACGGCCTCGGCGCCGGAGACGCCTTCGGCGGCAGCCTGTGCCACGGCCTGCTGCACGGCTGGTCGCTGGAGAAGACGCTGCGCTACGCGAACGCCGCAGGCGCCATCGTCGCGGGCCGGCTGGAATGTTCGACCGCCATGCCGACGGCCACCGAGGTCGCCGAGCTCGCCGAACGGACCGCAGAGGATGCCGTCAATGTCTGA